A part of Caloenas nicobarica isolate bCalNic1 chromosome 10, bCalNic1.hap1, whole genome shotgun sequence genomic DNA contains:
- the RASL12 gene encoding ras-like protein family member 12 isoform X3, with translation MARWSPSAGQRMSSMFGKPRAGGERPPQSPLAECNVAILGCRGAGKSALTVKFLTKRFISEYDPNLEDTYASEELVDQQPVLLKVMDTADQDGPGNCERYLHWASAFLVVYSIDNRKSFEGCQRYLEILARHMRGCQRRSPVLLLGNKLDMEQYRYRVWGQSSQITPHPPGWGAKRRCWQPKGCPWQGGSGAFSTRCLHARTSPGCSTCSTKRCGSCGGRRRAASPSGRSSSPRSVPARWWPHQWPRRWPCPPATGWPAAPSTPSPLSTTRRSPRWPRPSWSPSSPRGLRARGKLPRSPC, from the exons ATGGCGAGGTGGTCGCCGAGCGCAG GACAGAGGATGTCCTCGATGTTCGGCAAACCCCGAGCCGGCGGCGAGCggcccccccagagccccctcGCCGAGTGCAACGTGGCCATCCTGGGGTGCCGGGGGGCCGGCAAGTCAG CCCTGACTGTGAAGTTTCTAACCAAAAGGTTCATAAGCGAATATGATCCCAACTTGG AGGACACCTACGCCTCGGAGGAGCTGGTGGACCAGCAGCCCGTCCTGCTGAAGGTGATGGACACCGCCGACCAG GACGGCCCCGGGAACTGCGAGCGGTACCTGCACTGGGCCAGTGCCTTCCTCGTTGTCTACAGCATCGACAATCGGAAAAGTTTCGAGGGCTGTCAGCGCTACCTGGAGATCCTTGCCCGGCACATGAGGGGCTGCCAGCGCCGCAGCCCCGTGCTGCTGTTGGGCAACAAGCTGGACATGGAGCAGTACAGGTACCGGGTGTGGGGCCAGAGCTCACAGATCACCCCCCATCCCCCCGGCTGGGGGGCAAAAC GCAGGTGCTGGCAGCCGAAGGGATGTCCCTGGCAAGGAGGTTCGGGTGCCTTTTCTACGAGGTGTCTGCATGCCAGGACTTCGCCGGGGTGCAGCACGTGTTCCACGAAGCGGTGCGGGAGCTGCGGCGGCAGGCGGAGGGCGGCCAGTCCGTCCGGCCGCTCTTCATCACCGAGGAGCGTCCCTGCCCGCTGGTGGCCACACCAGTGGCCACGCCGGtggccctgcccgcccgccaCGGGCTGGCCAGCTGCACCTTCAACACCCTCTCCACTGTCAACTACAAGGAGATCCCCTCGGTGGCCCAGGCCAAGCTGGTCACCGTCAAGTCCTCGCGGGCTCAGAGCAAGAGGAAAGCTCCCACGCTCACCTTGCTGA
- the RASL12 gene encoding ras-like protein family member 12 isoform X1 yields the protein MMTGSPCPHPGSERGPIRRNTPPMSPPFSPAGQRMSSMFGKPRAGGERPPQSPLAECNVAILGCRGAGKSALTVKFLTKRFISEYDPNLEDTYASEELVDQQPVLLKVMDTADQDGPGNCERYLHWASAFLVVYSIDNRKSFEGCQRYLEILARHMRGCQRRSPVLLLGNKLDMEQYRYRVWGQSSQITPHPPGWGAKRRCWQPKGCPWQGGSGAFSTRCLHARTSPGCSTCSTKRCGSCGGRRRAASPSGRSSSPRSVPARWWPHQWPRRWPCPPATGWPAAPSTPSPLSTTRRSPRWPRPSWSPSSPRGLRARGKLPRSPC from the exons ATGATGAcggggtccccatgtccccacccgGGCAGTGAGAGGGGCCCGATCCGGCGTAACACCCCCCCTATGTCCCCCCCGTTCTCTCCCGCAGGACAGAGGATGTCCTCGATGTTCGGCAAACCCCGAGCCGGCGGCGAGCggcccccccagagccccctcGCCGAGTGCAACGTGGCCATCCTGGGGTGCCGGGGGGCCGGCAAGTCAG CCCTGACTGTGAAGTTTCTAACCAAAAGGTTCATAAGCGAATATGATCCCAACTTGG AGGACACCTACGCCTCGGAGGAGCTGGTGGACCAGCAGCCCGTCCTGCTGAAGGTGATGGACACCGCCGACCAG GACGGCCCCGGGAACTGCGAGCGGTACCTGCACTGGGCCAGTGCCTTCCTCGTTGTCTACAGCATCGACAATCGGAAAAGTTTCGAGGGCTGTCAGCGCTACCTGGAGATCCTTGCCCGGCACATGAGGGGCTGCCAGCGCCGCAGCCCCGTGCTGCTGTTGGGCAACAAGCTGGACATGGAGCAGTACAGGTACCGGGTGTGGGGCCAGAGCTCACAGATCACCCCCCATCCCCCCGGCTGGGGGGCAAAAC GCAGGTGCTGGCAGCCGAAGGGATGTCCCTGGCAAGGAGGTTCGGGTGCCTTTTCTACGAGGTGTCTGCATGCCAGGACTTCGCCGGGGTGCAGCACGTGTTCCACGAAGCGGTGCGGGAGCTGCGGCGGCAGGCGGAGGGCGGCCAGTCCGTCCGGCCGCTCTTCATCACCGAGGAGCGTCCCTGCCCGCTGGTGGCCACACCAGTGGCCACGCCGGtggccctgcccgcccgccaCGGGCTGGCCAGCTGCACCTTCAACACCCTCTCCACTGTCAACTACAAGGAGATCCCCTCGGTGGCCCAGGCCAAGCTGGTCACCGTCAAGTCCTCGCGGGCTCAGAGCAAGAGGAAAGCTCCCACGCTCACCTTGCTGA
- the RASL12 gene encoding ras-like protein family member 12 isoform X2 codes for MMTGSPCPHPGSERGPIRRNTPPMSPPFSPAGQRMSSMFGKPRAGGERPPQSPLAECNVAILGCRGAGKSALTVKFLTKRFISEYDPNLEDTYASEELVDQQPVLLKVMDTADQDGPGNCERYLHWASAFLVVYSIDNRKSFEGCQRYLEILARHMRGCQRRSPVLLLGNKLDMEQYRQVLAAEGMSLARRFGCLFYEVSACQDFAGVQHVFHEAVRELRRQAEGGQSVRPLFITEERPCPLVATPVATPVALPARHGLASCTFNTLSTVNYKEIPSVAQAKLVTVKSSRAQSKRKAPTLTLLKGFKIF; via the exons ATGATGAcggggtccccatgtccccacccgGGCAGTGAGAGGGGCCCGATCCGGCGTAACACCCCCCCTATGTCCCCCCCGTTCTCTCCCGCAGGACAGAGGATGTCCTCGATGTTCGGCAAACCCCGAGCCGGCGGCGAGCggcccccccagagccccctcGCCGAGTGCAACGTGGCCATCCTGGGGTGCCGGGGGGCCGGCAAGTCAG CCCTGACTGTGAAGTTTCTAACCAAAAGGTTCATAAGCGAATATGATCCCAACTTGG AGGACACCTACGCCTCGGAGGAGCTGGTGGACCAGCAGCCCGTCCTGCTGAAGGTGATGGACACCGCCGACCAG GACGGCCCCGGGAACTGCGAGCGGTACCTGCACTGGGCCAGTGCCTTCCTCGTTGTCTACAGCATCGACAATCGGAAAAGTTTCGAGGGCTGTCAGCGCTACCTGGAGATCCTTGCCCGGCACATGAGGGGCTGCCAGCGCCGCAGCCCCGTGCTGCTGTTGGGCAACAAGCTGGACATGGAGCAGTACAG GCAGGTGCTGGCAGCCGAAGGGATGTCCCTGGCAAGGAGGTTCGGGTGCCTTTTCTACGAGGTGTCTGCATGCCAGGACTTCGCCGGGGTGCAGCACGTGTTCCACGAAGCGGTGCGGGAGCTGCGGCGGCAGGCGGAGGGCGGCCAGTCCGTCCGGCCGCTCTTCATCACCGAGGAGCGTCCCTGCCCGCTGGTGGCCACACCAGTGGCCACGCCGGtggccctgcccgcccgccaCGGGCTGGCCAGCTGCACCTTCAACACCCTCTCCACTGTCAACTACAAGGAGATCCCCTCGGTGGCCCAGGCCAAGCTGGTCACCGTCAAGTCCTCGCGGGCTCAGAGCAAGAGGAAAGCTCCCACGCTCACCTTGCTGAAAGGCTTCAAGATATTTTAG
- the RASL12 gene encoding ras-like protein family member 12 isoform X4, with protein MSSMFGKPRAGGERPPQSPLAECNVAILGCRGAGKSALTVKFLTKRFISEYDPNLEDTYASEELVDQQPVLLKVMDTADQDGPGNCERYLHWASAFLVVYSIDNRKSFEGCQRYLEILARHMRGCQRRSPVLLLGNKLDMEQYRYRVWGQSSQITPHPPGWGAKRRCWQPKGCPWQGGSGAFSTRCLHARTSPGCSTCSTKRCGSCGGRRRAASPSGRSSSPRSVPARWWPHQWPRRWPCPPATGWPAAPSTPSPLSTTRRSPRWPRPSWSPSSPRGLRARGKLPRSPC; from the exons ATGTCCTCGATGTTCGGCAAACCCCGAGCCGGCGGCGAGCggcccccccagagccccctcGCCGAGTGCAACGTGGCCATCCTGGGGTGCCGGGGGGCCGGCAAGTCAG CCCTGACTGTGAAGTTTCTAACCAAAAGGTTCATAAGCGAATATGATCCCAACTTGG AGGACACCTACGCCTCGGAGGAGCTGGTGGACCAGCAGCCCGTCCTGCTGAAGGTGATGGACACCGCCGACCAG GACGGCCCCGGGAACTGCGAGCGGTACCTGCACTGGGCCAGTGCCTTCCTCGTTGTCTACAGCATCGACAATCGGAAAAGTTTCGAGGGCTGTCAGCGCTACCTGGAGATCCTTGCCCGGCACATGAGGGGCTGCCAGCGCCGCAGCCCCGTGCTGCTGTTGGGCAACAAGCTGGACATGGAGCAGTACAGGTACCGGGTGTGGGGCCAGAGCTCACAGATCACCCCCCATCCCCCCGGCTGGGGGGCAAAAC GCAGGTGCTGGCAGCCGAAGGGATGTCCCTGGCAAGGAGGTTCGGGTGCCTTTTCTACGAGGTGTCTGCATGCCAGGACTTCGCCGGGGTGCAGCACGTGTTCCACGAAGCGGTGCGGGAGCTGCGGCGGCAGGCGGAGGGCGGCCAGTCCGTCCGGCCGCTCTTCATCACCGAGGAGCGTCCCTGCCCGCTGGTGGCCACACCAGTGGCCACGCCGGtggccctgcccgcccgccaCGGGCTGGCCAGCTGCACCTTCAACACCCTCTCCACTGTCAACTACAAGGAGATCCCCTCGGTGGCCCAGGCCAAGCTGGTCACCGTCAAGTCCTCGCGGGCTCAGAGCAAGAGGAAAGCTCCCACGCTCACCTTGCTGA
- the SLC51B gene encoding organic solute transporter subunit beta — protein MKFFWIIPFFLLQAEAEHDRYFFAALASTHVYDHIAGNVTLVLGIDQEELEQLLWFFRTEDPSAWNYSILALSFVAMILGLLLLVINIVRNRKRKIHKYKEAVQGAQQAELKAKQALIPVQEYSPAEPQKPEPPDQKSGDVMVQWKDGTITSLYTETSEDAI, from the exons CCGaggcagagcacgacaggtaCTTCTTTGCCGCCCTTGCCAGCACACATGTGTATGACCACATAGCGGGCAACGTGACCCTTGTGTTGGGCATCGATCAAgaagagctggagcagctgctctggtTCTTCCGCACAGAAGACC CATCAGCGTGGAATTACTCCATCCTTGCGCTTTCCTTTGTGGCCATGATTTTGGGTCTTCTCCTCCTGGTCATTAACATTGTGCGAAACAG gaaaaggaagatcCACAAGTATAAAGAAGCTGTGCAAGGCGCCCAGCAGGCCGAGCTGAAGGCCAAGCAAGCCCTGATACCTGTGCAGGAATACAGCCCGGCCGAACCACAGAAACCAGAGCCCCCAGATCAGAAATCGGGAGACGTGATGGTCCAGTGGAAGGACGGGACCATCACGTCTCTGTACACCGAGACATCCGAGGATGCCATATAA